A genomic region of Trifolium pratense cultivar HEN17-A07 linkage group LG3, ARS_RC_1.1, whole genome shotgun sequence contains the following coding sequences:
- the LOC123915399 gene encoding F-box/kelch-repeat protein At3g23880-like: MVNSDKTISIKRTTLTSLSLPTLPFDLIPEILSRLPVKSLLQFRCVCKSWKSLISDPKFANKHLTLSTTHTIHCISYRDNVHVLLKSYSLDSVLTNITETQFPSSNGKVFLVGSCNGMLFLAAKDLLVFQLWNPSIRKFKELPPPIIEPQQFPLMYGFGYDPISDNYKVMVMFCFGHLFHDGWIVEVMKLQVKVHTLGTDSWKNVLDFPFVFASAQGGQYASGSINWLLFKGTKRFIASFDLGIECYREVLLPDDSGKVDKNKLSLSVLRDCLCMISGEDVWVMKEYGNKESWTKLFTISYMLDPRASSYSYIRAECVLDEQVLLTYEEDKRRQHISYDYKNDTSKFFEFENVPKVCVESLISPCF, translated from the coding sequence ATGGTTAACAGCGACAAAACAATCTCCATTAAGAGAACCACCTTAACATCACTGTCACTTCCCACTCTTCCTTTTGATCTCATTCCTGAAATACTTAGCAGGTTACCGGTGAAGTCTCTGCTTCAATTCCGATGCGTCTGCAAATCATGGAAATCTCTTATCTCCGATCCCAAATTCGCCAACAAGCATCTTACTCTTTCAACCACCCACACCATCCACTGCATAAGCTACCGTGATAATGTACACGTCTTACTCAAGTCATACTCACTCGACTCCGTCTTGACCAACATCACAGAGACTCAGTTTCCTTCTTCTAACGGTAAGGTTTTTTTGGTTGGATCTTGCAATGGCATGCTTTTTCTTGCAGCCAAAGACTTGCttgtgtttcaactgtggaaCCCTTCCATTAGAAAATTTAAAGAATTGCCGCCACCTATTATTGAACCACAACAATTTCCGTTGATGTATGGATTCGGATATGATCCAATTAGCGATAATTACAAGGTTATGgttatgttttgttttggtcATTTGTTTCATGATGGATGGATTGTTGAAGTGATGAAACTGCAAGTAAAGGTTCATACATTGGGTACCGATTCATGGAAGAACGTTTTGGactttccttttgtttttgccTCTGCTCAGGGGGGACAATATGCGAGTGGCTCAATTAATTGGTTGCTTTTTAAGGGTACCAAGAGGtttattgcttcttttgatctggGGATTGAGTGTTATCGCGAGGTTTTGCTACCCGATGATTCTGGTAAGgtagataaaaataaattaagcttAAGTGTTTTGAGGGATTGCTTGTGCATGATTTCTGGTGAAGATGTTTGGGTTATGAAGGAATATGGAAATAAAGAGTCTTGGACTAAATTGTTCACTATTTCTTACATGCTAGATCCTCGTGCATCATCTTATTCCTATATTAGGGCAGAATGTGTTCTTGATGAACAAGTGCTGCTGACGTATGAAGAAGATAAGAGACGCCAGCATATTTCTTACGATTATAAAAATGACACATCAAAGTTTTTTGAGTTCGAAAACGTCCCAAAAGTGTGCGTTGAGAGTTTGATATCACCTTGTTTTTAA